The following DNA comes from Methanosarcina vacuolata Z-761.
GTTTTTTCATCTGATTTTTTCAGCTACTTTTACTTCTATATCGAAAGTTTTTGCATTGAGAGTTCCCTATTGAATTCTCTACATTAAACTCTTCTATATTGAGAGTTTCTACATTCAGAGTTCAGGTCGTTAAGTCGCTTCATCTTACAAAGCCTTCATCTTTGAGGCTTATGTATCTCCCTTCCCCGATAATAATATGATCAAGCACGTCAATTCCAAGGAGTTTTCCTCCTTCTACCATTTTCTCAGTAACCATTATGTCTTCTCGGCTAGGACTTGGGTCCCCTGAAGGATGATTATGTACCATGATTACCGATGCTGATGATTCCATAAGGGCGGACTTGAAAACTTCACGCGGATGAACAATACTCGCATTCAAGCTGCCGATAGATATGACTTCTTCTTTTAGGATCTGATTTTTTGTATCAAGGCAAAGTGTTATAAATTTTTCTTTTTTTTGTTCGCGCATTTTAGGATACATGAGTGTATATACATCCTTTGGCGAGCAAACTTTTCTTTTTGGCTCATCCACAAAAGTCTCAAGCCGGCGGGCAAGTTCGAAAACCGCAGCTATCTGGGCAGCTTTTGCCTTTCCTACCCCATGAACCTTCATAAGCCTTGAAACATTTGCAAGACTAAGCTGCTTGATGCTGTATTCTGAAAATATTCGGCTGGACAGACTGACAACATTCTCTTTATTTGACCCTGTCCTCAGGATAACTCCAAGCAGTTCTGCGTTCGAAAGCGATTCCGGCCCGTTTCGAATAAGCCTCTCTCTTGGGCGTTCCTCTTCAGGGATATCGTGAATTCTGACCTTATTTATTTCCATAATCAACCCCCTCTTTTCCCGTTAACGGAAAATTTCTCTATAAATCCAAAATTTAAGTTAGTCAAACAAGTTAGTCAAACAAGTTAGTCAAACAAGTTAGTCAAACAAGTTAGTCAAACAAGTTAGTCAAACAAGTTAGTCAAACAAGGTAGTCAAACTCTTGATAAATAATATCAAAGTTTTAATATTTGAATCTTCACAAAACACTTTCAAAAATTAAAATAAGAATAAAATGCCGGCCCTTACTTATACCGGAAAGTGCATAACGCTCTTTGATGAAAGTCATTTCAGTTGTCGGGTATAAAAAATCGGGTAAGACATCCGTAGTTTCAGCTCTTGTCCGGAATCTTTCCGGGTTCGGAACTGTGGGCACGATAAAACATATGGGTGAGCAGAGTCTCAATCCAGCAGAAACTGATACAGGCAGGCACTTTGATGCCGGGGCTGACACGGTAATAGGAATAACAGGCACAGAAGAAACAGGCACTGAGGTTGTCAGTTTTTCCAGAGACCTGAACCTTGAGGACGCGCTTGACCTGCTTTGCGACCAGGGGCTTGATTTTGCTGTGGTAGAAGGGTTCAA
Coding sequences within:
- the radC gene encoding RadC family protein, with product MEINKVRIHDIPEEERPRERLIRNGPESLSNAELLGVILRTGSNKENVVSLSSRIFSEYSIKQLSLANVSRLMKVHGVGKAKAAQIAAVFELARRLETFVDEPKRKVCSPKDVYTLMYPKMREQKKEKFITLCLDTKNQILKEEVISIGSLNASIVHPREVFKSALMESSASVIMVHNHPSGDPSPSREDIMVTEKMVEGGKLLGIDVLDHIIIGEGRYISLKDEGFVR